The genomic region ctaggacattatgttatacaatacatgcatgttttgttcaatcaagttcatatttatatcaaaaaccagctttttacattagcatgtgacgttcagaactagcataccccccgcaaacttccggggaattcgctaacattttactaaattactcacgataaacgttcacaaaaagcataacaattattttaagaattatagatacagacctcctctatgcactcgatatgtccgattttaaaatagctttttggtgaaagcacattttgcaatattctaagtacatagcccaggcatcacgagctcgctatttagacacccggcaagtttagcactcaccataatcatatttactattataaaagtttgattaccttttgttgtcttcgtcagaatgcacacccaggactgctacttcaataacaaatgttggtttggtccaaaataatccatcgttatatccgaatagcggcgttttgttcgtgcgttccagacactatccgaaatagtaaagaagtgtcgcgcgcatggcgcaattcgtgacaataaaattctaaatattccattaccgtacttcgaagcatgtcaaccgctgtttaaaatcaatttttacgacatttttctcgtagaaaagcgataatattccgacagggaatctccttttcggcaaacagaggaaaaaatcccaaaggcggaggcggtcggggtcatgcgcataagccagtgtcccttgatcggccacttgagaaaggcgataatgtgtttcagcctggggctggaatgacgacattctgttttttcccgggctctgagcgcctatggacgacgtgggaagtgtcacgttagagcagagatccttagtaaatgatagagatggaaaagaagttcaagaaatggtcagacaggccacttcctgtaaaggaatctctcaggttttgacctgccatttgagttctgttatactcacagacaccattcaaacagttttagaaaatttagggtgttttctatccatatgtaataagtatatgcatattctagttactgggtaggagtggtaaccagattaaatcgggtatgttttttatccagccgtgtcaatactgccccctagccctaacaggttaacatataatgtcacataaacccaaaccacagctaaatgcagcactaacctttgatcttcatcagatgacaaccctaggacattatgttatacaatgcatgcatgttttgttcaatcaagttcatatttatatcaaaaaccagctttttagcccggcatcacagggctagctatttagacacccaccaagtttagcactcaccaaagtcagatttactataagaaaaatgttattacctttgctgttcttcgtcagaatgcactcccaggacttctacttcaataacaaatgttggtttggtcccaaataatccattgttatatccaaatagcggcgttttgtttgtgcattcaagacactatccgaatggtaaagaagggtgacgagcacggcgcatttcgtgacaaaaaaaatctaaatattccattaccgtacttcaaagcatgtcaaccgctgtttaaaatcaatttttatgcaatttttctcgtaaaaaagcgataatattccgaccgggagtggtggttttcgttcaaagagagggaaaataaaacatctcgtgcacgagccccagtctaatggtcctctgacaggccactatccaaacgcgctaatgtgtttcagcctggggctgcctcgatatcattcagctttttcacgggttctgagagcctatgggagccgtaggaagtgtcacgttacagcaaagatcctcagtcttcaataaaaagagccaagatgaacaacaacttgtcagacaggccacttcctgttcagaatcttctcaggtttttgcctgccatatgagttctgttatactcacagacaccattcaaacggttttagaaactttagggtgtttcctatccaaagccaataattatatgcatattctagttactgggcaggagtagtaaccagattaaatcgggtacgttttttatccggccgtgtaaatactgccccctatccccaacaggttaaacagacaaGAAGGTGAACCTAAACAAACACGTACACggaaaaacacaacgactaaataacaggccggtaaggcaacaagctatacacagcacaatctcccacaaaccactAAGACAAACACATACCTtaatataggactctcaatcagaggcaactagaaaacacctgcctccaattgagagtccacaccccaattacctaaacatagaaatagactaaactAGATAGAActtagaaatacataaacatagaacagtgaccaaaaaccccggaatacataaatcaactacccctctacatagacacacaccccgaaccacataaaacaaataccctctgccacgtcctgaccaaactacaataacaaataacccctattactggtcaggacgtgacaagcagaaatcagggacaccaacgtttacaaacAGTTGCTTTGacattgtgtgtttgtgcgtgtgtgtgcgtgtgtgtgtgtgtgtgtgtgtgtgtgtgtgtgtgtgtgtgtgtgtgtgtgtgtgtgtgtgtgtgtgtgtgtgtgtgtaattaatgggaataagtgtgttttatattaccatacagtataacatatgatcattcaacaagtctcaagttaccttaacttctcattttgatacctagaaacatctacattaaatgaattagtgaaaagtgaatgatgatgatttctaatattgtgtctggtttcacttgacacacacactggacacacactggacacacacggacacagactggaaacacacacacactggacacacacacacacacacacacacacacacacacacacacacacacacacactggacacatgcactggacacacacacacacacacacacactggacacacacttgacacacacactggacacactctcacacactggacacacacactctcacacactggacacacacactggacacacacatacatactggaTACACACTtatacaatcacacacacactggacacacacactggacacacactgacacacacacacggacacacacacttatacaattacacacacactggacacatacacaaacacactttgcacatacacactgtctatcccagttatatctgcctgttaaatccgTTTCTGGATCACAGGTTCTAGAatagcttctatcccagttctatctgcctgttaaatcagtttctggaccacattTTCTAGAACAGCTattatcccagttctatctgcctgttaaatcagtttctggatcacaggttctagaacagcttctatcccagttctatctgcctgttaaatcagtttctggatcacaggttctagaacagcttctatcccagttctatctgcctgttaaatcagtttctggaccacaggttctagaacagtgtgtgtgtgagttcaggtgtatccctcaatgactgtctgttcttctgcttaccgctacagtgtggaacatggtggagagaacacaatgaaacctgggcttagaaaatgtgagtgttgactgctgtgaagaatatgactaagaataagtcttaattcaagttaagtcaaagtcaaagaccaccatcataactgacttggtcatattaaatatcagctgtagttcgacagaagcagaaatcagggacaccaacgtttacaaagagttgttttgacattgtgtgtgtgtgtgtgtgtgtgtgtgtgtgtgtgtgtgtgtgtgtgtgtgtgtgtgtgtgtgtgtgtgtgtgtgtgtgtgtgtgtgtgtgtgtgtgtgtgtgaataagtgtgttttatattaccatacagtataacatgtgatcattcaacaagtctcaagttaccttaacttctccttttgatacatagaaacatctacattaaattaattagtgaaaagtgatttaacattctaatgtgaatgatgatgatttctaatattgtgtctggtttcatccatcagatgtctgtgatctcacactggacctaaacacagtaaacagacgcctctctctgtctgaggagaacagaaaggtgacatgtaggacagaggagcagccgtatcctgatcacccagagagatttgaggactgtagacaggtgctgtgtagagagggtctgactgggcgctgttactgggaggtagagtggagtgggagagaggctggtataggagtgacatataaaggaatcagcaggagaggaggggttaaggACTGTTATCTTGGATGGAATGACAAGTCCtggtgtctgttctgctctgacaacagataCTCTACCAGGCATAATAATAAtctcactaccatagacgtcccctcctccagctcccacagagtaggagtttatctggactggccagccggcactctgtccttctatagagcctcctctgacacactgacccacctgatcacattcaactccacattcactgagcccctctatccaggattTATGGTTGATGTTGACTTCTTTGGGATTTGGgactcctcagtgtccctgtGTCAGTGATACACACAtgctcactggacacacacactcaacacacacagacagagacacacacacacacacacacacacacacacacacacacacacacacacacacacacacacacacacacacacactggacacacacacacacaaacactggaaacACAAacttactggacacacacactggatacacacacactgacacacacacacacacacacaggactcacacacacacgctggacacacacacactggacttacACACAcaagctggacacacacacacactgacacacacacagacacacacacactggactcacaccactgacacacactggatggacacacacactggacacacacacacacacacacacacacacacacacacacacacacaactggacagtcacacacacactggacacacacacactggacacacacgcacacgcacacccacactggacacacacacacacacacacacacacagacacacacacacacactggacacacacacacacacacactacacagaaacacacacattggacacacacacactggacacacacacactgacacacaaacactggacttacacacaaacacacacacactggacggacacacacactggacacacacacacacactgaatggaCACACACattggatggacacacacacacactggacacacactggacacacaaacgacacacaccctcactggacacacacgctggatggacacacacacacactggacacacacactggacacacacactggacacacacactggacacacacacacacacacacacactgacacacacacacacacacacattggacacacacacacacaaacaaatacacagacacacactggaaacatacacacacactggacacactggacacacactgacacacacacaaacacacacacacacacacactggacagacacacacacacttaaacacacacactggacacacacggacacacactggaaacacacacacacacactacacagaaacacacacattggacacacacactggacacacacacactgacacacaaacactggacttacacacacacactggacggacacacacactggacacacacacacacactgaacggaCACAaaaattggacacacacacacactggacacacactgacacacacacaaacacactggacagacacacactcttaaacacacacactggacacacacggacacacacggacacacattggaaacacacacacactggacacacacacacacacacacacaaacacacactggacacacgcactggacatacacacacacacacacacacacacacactggacacacacacacacacacaccggacacacacttgacacacagactggacacactctcacacactggacacacacactggacacacacatacatatggatacacacttatacaattacacacacactggacacacacactggacacacacacacacacactggacacacacactggacacacacacacacacactggacacacacactggacacacacacggacacacacacggacacacacttatacaattgcacacacactggacacatacacaaacataccttgcatatacacactgtctatcccagttctatctgcctgttaaatcagtttctggaccacaggttctagaacagcttctatcccagttctatctgcctgttaaatcagtttctggaccacaggttctagaacagcttctatcccagttctatctgcctgttaaatcagtttctggaccacaggttctagaacagcttctatcccagttctatctgcctgttaaatcagtttctggaccacaggttctagaacagcttctatcccagttctatctgcctgttaaatcagtttctggaccacaggttctagaacagcttctatcccagttctatctgcctgttaaatcagtttctggaccacaggttctagaacagcttctatcccagttctatctgcatgttaaatcagtttctggaccacaggttctagaacagcttctatcccagttctatcagCCTgataaatcagtttctggaccacaggttctagaacagcttctatcccagttctatctgcctgttaaatcagtttctggaccacaggttctagaacagcttctatcccagttctatctgcctgttaaatcagtttctggatcacaggttctagaacagcttctatcccagttctatctgcctgttaaatcagtttctggaccacaggttctagaacagcttctatcccagttctatctgcctgttaaatcagtttctggaccacaggttgtagaacagcttctatcccagttctatctgcctgttaaatcagtttctggaccacaggttctagaacagcttctatcccagttctatctgcctgttaaatcagtttctggaccacaggttctagaacagcttctatcccagttctatctgcctgttaaatcagtttctggaccacaggttctagaacagcttctatcccagttctattttgttgtttgtgtttgtaccacaggaggaTGGTgggaccttaattggggaggacaggcttgtaatggctggaggggaataagtggaatggtattaaactcgtggtttccatgtgttccatttcattcactctgttccagacattattatgagccgtcctcccctcagcagcctccactggtatgtaCTGTCCTATATGTGAGAGAGctccaacaaggaattacaatgtatatgtattacttttaatacctgcaaatggcaaataaactactTGAACTccttattacattttacattttagtcatttagcagacactcttatccagagcgacttactgtagtgaatacatacatttcatgcatttaaaaaatatatatatattattttttttgtactggccccccgcgggaatcaaacccacaaccctggcgttgcacacaccatgctggcgttgcaatcaccatgctctaccaactgagccacagggaagacctatGACTGTCTGCAGCCGACTAGGCTGTTGGCGTCtgacaagaggtgaaaatattataggaatattctgcaaatgttgatgaagacgtcactcaatccacccaaaacaacatgccgtctttccacaagactcccatgaagttatagtgtgacgttatgagttgacgttaaagtaacattctcagaACATAGTGCACTTGTTTTATACTggtttagatgtatcctctgtttaaacatttagactcttacaataacaccattaaaataccaatgtgatcatttgtTGTACGTCTTTTAAGTTGAGTAACAAATTGTATAATTATAtatggacatacgctccatagttgtacaagtatacaaggatatattgtacttttcataataa from Salmo salar unplaced genomic scaffold, Ssal_v3.1, whole genome shotgun sequence harbors:
- the LOC123740224 gene encoding stonustoxin subunit beta-like, translating into MASYLRRSALWLLHSPPLGDGDLTLDLNTVNRRLSLSEENRKVTCRTEEQPYPDHPERFEDCRQVLCREGLTGRCYWEVEWSGREAGIGVTYKGISRRGGVKDCYLGWNDKSWCLFCSDNRYSTRHNNNLTTIDVPSSSSHRVGVYLDWPAGTLSFYRASSDTLTHLITFNSTFTEPLYPGFMVDVDFFGIWDSSVSLCQ